A stretch of the Anaeromyxobacter sp. genome encodes the following:
- a CDS encoding potassium/proton antiporter gives MPEPHATALLLTAAGLLVATGVLVSRTSGRLGVPAALLFLAVGMLAGSEGLGRITFEDYALTFRLGTVALVLILFDGGLNTPWSSVRRAFAPAAALATAGVLGTAALAALGAWWLGLPPPLALLFGAVVSSTDAASVFSVLRGGGVELRRRVGTVLELESGLNDPMAVILTLAFTALSVGGQAPGWRLGLEALLQLAVGLGGGVGLGYLGRWLLVRARLSAAGLYPVLTLALALVAFGLPSLLWGSGFLAVYAAAVVMGNGPLPYLTGLRRVHDALAWFSQVAMFLLLGLLAFPSRLAAQWSTGVELALLLVFVARPLVVAACLAPFGFAWREVLFIGWVGLRGAVPIILATFPVLAGVPGATGVFDLVFFVVLVSTALQGSTAGWLATRLGLERAGPPAPRATLEIVSTRDLSGQVLTYFVEAASAVAGSRIADLPFPENAAVMLVLRGRQLVAARGRTVLQPGDHVYVFAAPEDVPLVRLLFGREEER, from the coding sequence ATGCCCGAACCCCACGCCACCGCGCTGCTCCTCACGGCCGCGGGGCTGCTGGTCGCCACCGGGGTGCTGGTGAGCCGGACCTCCGGCCGGCTCGGGGTGCCGGCCGCCCTGCTCTTCCTGGCGGTCGGCATGCTGGCCGGCTCGGAGGGGCTGGGCCGCATCACCTTCGAGGACTACGCCCTCACCTTCCGGCTGGGCACGGTGGCGCTGGTCCTGATCCTCTTCGACGGCGGCCTCAACACCCCGTGGTCGAGCGTGCGGCGGGCCTTCGCCCCGGCGGCGGCGCTGGCCACCGCGGGCGTGCTCGGCACCGCGGCGCTGGCCGCCCTGGGCGCCTGGTGGCTCGGCCTGCCGCCGCCGCTGGCGCTGCTCTTCGGGGCGGTGGTCTCGTCCACCGACGCCGCCTCGGTCTTCTCGGTGCTGCGCGGCGGCGGGGTGGAGCTCAGGCGGCGGGTCGGCACGGTGCTGGAGCTGGAGTCCGGGCTCAACGACCCGATGGCGGTGATCCTCACGCTGGCCTTCACCGCCCTCTCGGTGGGCGGCCAGGCGCCCGGCTGGCGCCTCGGGCTGGAGGCGCTGCTGCAGCTGGCGGTCGGCCTGGGCGGCGGCGTGGGGCTGGGGTACCTGGGCCGCTGGCTGCTGGTGCGGGCCCGCCTCTCGGCGGCGGGCCTCTACCCGGTGCTGACGCTGGCGCTGGCGCTGGTGGCCTTCGGGCTCCCCTCGCTGCTGTGGGGCTCCGGCTTCCTGGCGGTCTACGCCGCCGCGGTGGTGATGGGGAACGGACCGCTCCCCTACCTGACCGGGCTGCGCCGCGTGCACGACGCCCTGGCCTGGTTCAGCCAGGTGGCCATGTTCCTCCTGCTGGGCCTGCTGGCCTTCCCCAGCCGCCTGGCGGCGCAGTGGTCCACCGGGGTGGAGCTGGCGCTGCTGCTGGTCTTCGTGGCCCGGCCGCTGGTGGTGGCCGCCTGCCTGGCCCCCTTCGGCTTCGCCTGGCGCGAGGTGCTCTTCATCGGCTGGGTCGGCCTGCGCGGCGCGGTGCCCATCATCCTGGCCACCTTCCCGGTGCTGGCCGGGGTGCCCGGCGCCACCGGCGTCTTCGACCTGGTCTTCTTCGTGGTGCTGGTCTCCACCGCGCTGCAGGGCTCCACCGCCGGCTGGCTGGCCACCCGCCTCGGCCTGGAGCGGGCCGGCCCGCCCGCGCCGCGGGCCACCCTGGAGATCGTCTCCACCCGCGACCTCTCGGGCCAGGTGCTGACCTACTTCGTGGAGGCGGCCAGCGCGGTGGCCGGCAGCCGCATCGCCGACCTGCCCTTCCCGGAGAACGCCGCCGTCATGCTGGTGCTGCGCGGGCGCCAGCTGGTGGCGGCGCGGGGGCGCACCGTGCTCCAGCCCGGCGACCACGTCTACGTCTTCGCCGCGCCGGAGGACGTGCCGCTGGTGCGGCTCCTCTTCGGGCGCGAGGAGGAGCGGTGA
- a CDS encoding POT family MFS transporter: protein MSATADRRAPPQVKYIVGNEACERFSFYGMRSVLVVYMTGFLLFPDDEAKAWYHAFMMLTYLTPLVGGWLADRYFGRYPVILWVSLFYVGGHATLALWDSRTGLLVGLGLIACGSGGIKPCVSAFVGDQFRPEQRLLLERVYGWFYWVINLGSASANLLIPWTLRAYGPAVAFAVPGALMAVATWLFWAGTRHYVRAPPSGPKPHGFLRVVGAALRRLGTARPGEHWLDPARALHPADAVEGAKAVLRVVGVFAAVTVFWALFDQTGSSWVLQGRQLGSSLDAVGLPGVKLDAVQLQALNPFLVLALIPLFTWGIFPALQRRGVALAPLAKMAAGMFLAVGSFVAAAVVQYLVDAGRPPHLAWQVPQYLLLTAAEVLVSVTGLEFSYTQAPRSMRSTIMSIWFLTVFLGNLLTFLVQFVKLSGAAYFAFFATLMLAAALAFRQVARHYRPAPPSAAG from the coding sequence ATGTCCGCGACCGCCGACCGGCGCGCTCCACCGCAGGTCAAGTACATCGTGGGGAACGAGGCCTGCGAGCGCTTCTCGTTCTACGGCATGCGGAGCGTGCTGGTCGTCTACATGACCGGCTTCCTGCTCTTCCCGGACGACGAGGCCAAGGCCTGGTACCACGCGTTCATGATGCTGACCTACCTGACGCCGCTGGTGGGCGGCTGGCTGGCCGACCGGTACTTCGGGCGCTACCCGGTCATCCTGTGGGTCTCGCTCTTCTACGTGGGCGGCCACGCCACCCTGGCGCTGTGGGACTCGCGCACCGGGCTGCTGGTGGGGCTCGGGCTCATCGCCTGCGGCTCGGGCGGCATCAAGCCCTGCGTCTCGGCCTTCGTCGGCGACCAGTTCCGCCCCGAGCAGCGGCTGCTGCTGGAGCGGGTCTACGGCTGGTTCTACTGGGTCATCAACCTCGGCTCGGCCTCTGCGAACCTGCTCATCCCCTGGACGCTGCGGGCCTACGGGCCGGCCGTGGCCTTCGCCGTCCCGGGCGCGCTCATGGCGGTGGCCACCTGGCTCTTCTGGGCCGGCACCCGGCACTACGTGCGGGCGCCGCCCTCCGGCCCCAAGCCGCACGGCTTCCTCCGGGTGGTCGGGGCGGCGCTGCGGAGGCTCGGCACGGCCCGCCCCGGCGAGCACTGGCTCGACCCGGCCCGGGCGCTGCATCCGGCCGACGCGGTGGAGGGGGCCAAGGCGGTCCTCCGGGTGGTGGGCGTCTTCGCCGCGGTCACCGTCTTCTGGGCGCTCTTCGACCAGACCGGCTCGTCCTGGGTGCTGCAAGGCAGGCAGCTGGGCAGCTCGCTCGACGCGGTGGGGCTGCCGGGCGTGAAGCTCGACGCCGTCCAGCTGCAGGCCCTCAACCCCTTCCTGGTGCTGGCGCTCATCCCGCTCTTCACCTGGGGGATCTTCCCGGCGCTGCAGCGGCGCGGGGTGGCGCTGGCGCCGCTCGCCAAGATGGCCGCCGGCATGTTCCTGGCGGTGGGCTCCTTCGTGGCCGCCGCGGTGGTCCAGTACCTGGTGGACGCCGGCCGCCCGCCGCACCTGGCCTGGCAGGTCCCGCAGTACCTGCTCCTCACCGCCGCCGAGGTGCTGGTCTCGGTGACCGGCCTGGAGTTCAGCTACACGCAGGCGCCCCGCTCGATGCGCTCCACCATCATGTCGATCTGGTTCCTCACGGTGTTCCTGGGCAACCTGCTCACCTTCCTGGTCCAGTTCGTCAAGCTGTCCGGCGCCGCCTACTTCGCCTTCTTCGCCACGCTCATGCTGGCCGCCGCCCTCGCCTTCCGGCAGGTGGCCCGGCACTACCGCCCTGCGCCGCCGTCGGCGGCCGGCTAG
- a CDS encoding DUF4442 domain-containing protein, translating to MLLKETAAVRLLGLKIPVLLFLGPRVQRLDEKGCAVTIPFGWRSRNHVGSMYFGALCAGADLAGGLPAARLIWEKHKRVSLVFADLKAEFLKRADGDTLFTCDDGYAVAAAVRQADASGERVTLPVQVTATVPEKYGDEAVARFTMGLSLKRRG from the coding sequence ATGCTGCTCAAGGAGACCGCCGCCGTCCGCCTGCTGGGGCTCAAGATCCCGGTGCTGCTCTTCCTCGGGCCGCGGGTGCAGCGGCTCGACGAGAAGGGGTGCGCCGTCACCATCCCCTTCGGCTGGCGCTCGAGGAACCACGTGGGCTCGATGTACTTCGGCGCGCTCTGCGCCGGGGCCGACCTGGCCGGCGGGCTGCCGGCGGCGCGGCTCATCTGGGAGAAGCACAAGCGGGTGAGCCTGGTGTTCGCCGACCTCAAGGCCGAGTTCCTCAAGCGCGCCGACGGCGACACCCTCTTCACCTGCGACGACGGCTACGCGGTGGCCGCGGCGGTGCGGCAGGCCGACGCCAGCGGCGAGCGGGTCACGCTCCCGGTGCAGGTGACCGCCACCGTGCCCGAGAAGTACGGCGACGAGGCGGTGGCCCGCTTCACCATGGGGCTCTCGCTGAAGCGGCGCGGCTGA
- a CDS encoding methyltransferase domain-containing protein: MTSRYIHGTDPVEQARLSLLNDLLNAACLGAVAPRPGEALLDVGAGLGQLTRALARATGGRAVGVERSEAQRERALALAAAAGEQDLLDLRAGDALALPLADDEWGTFDLVHARFLLEHVPAPAQVVAQMVRAARPGGRIVLMDDDHSLMRLAPAPARFEAVWAAFCRSYDRNGNDPYVGRRLVQLLAGAGAAPRRATWIPYAACAAEPAFAGLVANLAGNLAGARDAIAAGGAVSLADVDEVVADLARFARRPDASLGYAFPWAEGVRVTG, from the coding sequence GTGACCTCCCGCTACATCCACGGCACCGATCCCGTCGAGCAGGCCCGCCTGTCGCTGCTCAACGACCTCCTCAACGCGGCCTGCCTGGGCGCGGTGGCGCCTCGGCCGGGCGAGGCGCTGCTCGACGTGGGCGCCGGCCTCGGCCAGCTCACCCGGGCCCTGGCCCGGGCCACCGGCGGGCGCGCCGTCGGGGTGGAGCGGAGCGAGGCGCAGCGGGAGCGGGCGCTGGCCCTGGCGGCCGCGGCCGGCGAGCAGGACCTGCTGGACCTGCGGGCCGGCGACGCGCTGGCGCTGCCGCTGGCGGACGACGAGTGGGGCACCTTCGATCTCGTCCACGCCCGCTTCCTGCTGGAGCACGTCCCGGCGCCGGCGCAGGTGGTGGCGCAGATGGTCCGGGCGGCCCGCCCCGGCGGCCGCATCGTCCTGATGGACGACGACCACTCGCTGATGCGGCTGGCACCGGCGCCGGCCCGCTTCGAGGCGGTCTGGGCGGCCTTCTGCCGGAGCTACGACCGGAACGGCAACGACCCGTACGTCGGCCGGCGGCTGGTGCAGCTGCTGGCGGGCGCCGGCGCCGCGCCGCGCCGCGCCACCTGGATCCCCTACGCCGCCTGCGCCGCCGAGCCGGCCTTCGCGGGGCTGGTCGCCAACCTGGCCGGCAACCTGGCCGGCGCCCGCGACGCCATCGCGGCCGGCGGCGCGGTGTCGCTGGCCGACGTGGACGAGGTGGTGGCCGACCTGGCCCGCTTCGCCCGCCGGCCCGACGCCTCGCTGGGCTACGCCTTCCCGTGGGCCGAGGGGGTGCGCGTCACGGGGTGA
- a CDS encoding RNA methyltransferase — translation MRFFATCSRGTDGALRAELAALKLPAVRGGRGGVHFEGQLHHGAKACLHTRTGMRVLLELATFPVTGPEDLYEGARTVDWSLWLTEKTTLAVETTGSTEGLTHSGFAALKVKDAVVDVLREKLGARPDVDTKDPDVPIVLHLEPGQATLSLDLAGAPLHKRGWRTTTTVAPLKETLAAAVLLLGRIEPDEPFVDPLCGSGTLPIEQALRARHIAPGLDRAFAFQRWPCYRSELQSRWDKLKAQARAEVLPTAPAPILAVDLHPKAIDACRRNAHLAGVSADLIIEQGDARDLAPRFAPGMLCMNPPYGERLMDEEGASGDRAAARTKERKLEGFYRGLAEMLERHEGWSAVLLSGNPILQKVMGRKPEIDHRLWNGPLEIHLLRYRL, via the coding sequence ATGCGCTTCTTCGCGACCTGCTCCCGCGGCACCGACGGCGCGCTGCGCGCCGAGCTGGCCGCCCTGAAGCTGCCCGCCGTCCGGGGGGGGCGCGGCGGCGTCCACTTCGAGGGGCAGCTGCACCACGGGGCCAAGGCCTGCCTGCACACCCGCACCGGCATGCGGGTGCTGCTGGAGCTGGCCACCTTCCCGGTGACCGGCCCCGAGGACCTGTACGAGGGCGCGCGCACGGTGGACTGGTCGCTCTGGCTCACCGAGAAGACCACCCTAGCGGTGGAGACCACCGGCTCCACCGAGGGGCTGACCCACTCCGGCTTCGCCGCGCTCAAGGTCAAGGACGCGGTGGTGGACGTGCTGCGCGAGAAGCTGGGCGCCCGGCCGGACGTGGACACCAAGGACCCGGACGTCCCCATCGTGCTGCACCTCGAGCCCGGGCAGGCCACCCTGTCGCTGGACCTGGCCGGCGCGCCGCTGCACAAGCGCGGCTGGCGCACCACCACCACGGTGGCGCCGCTCAAGGAGACGCTGGCCGCGGCGGTGCTGCTGCTGGGCCGCATCGAGCCCGACGAGCCCTTCGTGGACCCGCTGTGCGGCTCGGGCACCCTGCCCATCGAGCAGGCGCTGCGGGCCCGCCACATCGCCCCCGGGCTGGACCGGGCCTTCGCCTTCCAGCGCTGGCCCTGCTACCGCAGCGAGCTGCAGTCGCGCTGGGACAAGCTGAAGGCCCAGGCCCGCGCCGAGGTGCTGCCGACGGCGCCGGCGCCCATCCTGGCGGTGGACCTGCACCCCAAGGCCATCGACGCCTGCCGGCGCAACGCCCACCTGGCCGGCGTCTCGGCCGACCTGATCATCGAGCAGGGCGACGCGCGCGACCTGGCCCCCCGCTTCGCCCCCGGCATGCTCTGCATGAACCCGCCCTACGGCGAGCGGCTCATGGACGAGGAGGGCGCCAGCGGCGACCGCGCCGCGGCCCGCACCAAGGAGCGCAAGCTGGAGGGCTTCTACCGCGGGCTGGCCGAGATGCTGGAGCGGCACGAGGGCTGGAGCGCGGTGCTGCTGTCGGGCAACCCCATCCTGCAGAAGGTGATGGGCCGGAAGCCCGAGATCGACCACCGGCTCTGGAACGGCCCGCTCGAGATCCACCTGCTGCGCTACCGGCTGTGA
- a CDS encoding diguanylate cyclase: MPDPAGLGPLTHLAVVALAILTILGLAVGDVLTGTEASFTLLYLAPIAFATWFVGLRTGIALSLVAAVASTAADLVVRQGVPSPGALLAWNLVVQLGVYLALVLLLAGFRARLEVEQQLARTDPLTEVANRRAFIEAAELELERARRSARPLTLAYLDCDGFKRINDQLGHAEGDALLVAVAQTLRGSTRAVDAVARLGGDEFGLLLPETDGPTAQALLGRLRTALQAVMDQNGWPVGFSTGAATYLEPAGSVDEMMARADELMYEAKRTAAGSMRFEVIGGPPQAPVGPALTPSPGPYGGA, from the coding sequence CTGCCGGATCCGGCGGGGCTGGGGCCGCTGACGCACCTGGCGGTGGTGGCGCTGGCGATCCTCACCATCCTGGGGCTGGCGGTGGGCGACGTGCTCACCGGCACCGAGGCCAGCTTCACGCTGCTCTACCTGGCCCCCATCGCCTTCGCGACCTGGTTCGTGGGGCTGCGCACCGGCATCGCGCTCTCGCTGGTGGCGGCCGTGGCCTCCACCGCCGCCGACCTGGTGGTCCGCCAGGGCGTGCCCAGCCCGGGCGCGCTGCTGGCCTGGAACCTGGTGGTCCAGCTGGGCGTCTACCTGGCGCTGGTGCTGCTGCTGGCCGGCTTCCGGGCCCGCCTGGAGGTGGAGCAGCAGCTGGCCCGCACCGACCCGCTCACCGAGGTGGCCAACCGGCGCGCCTTCATCGAGGCGGCCGAGCTCGAGCTGGAGCGGGCCCGCCGCAGCGCCCGCCCGCTCACCCTGGCGTACCTGGACTGCGACGGCTTCAAGCGCATCAACGACCAGCTGGGACACGCCGAGGGCGACGCCCTGCTGGTGGCGGTGGCCCAGACCCTGCGCGGCTCGACCCGCGCGGTGGACGCGGTGGCGCGCCTGGGCGGCGACGAGTTCGGCCTGCTGCTGCCCGAGACCGACGGCCCCACCGCCCAGGCGCTGCTGGGGCGCCTGCGCACCGCGCTGCAGGCCGTCATGGACCAGAACGGCTGGCCGGTCGGGTTCTCCACCGGGGCCGCCACCTACCTCGAGCCGGCCGGGTCGGTGGACGAGATGATGGCGCGCGCCGACGAGCTCATGTACGAAGCCAAGCGGACCGCCGCTGGCTCGATGCGGTTCGAGGTGATCGGCGGTCCACCACAGGCTCCGGTGGGGCCGGCCCTCACCCCCTCCCCTGGCCCATATGGCGGCGCCTGA
- a CDS encoding OmpA family protein, producing MLRLPAVLLLLAAACAAAPPVRDPAPRPDGLVLREAELARVRCLVLAPLESGSDAPRAAAAATAALAGAVDQGRTRLLPPDDLRALFDGTPLELPEGLSASSALELAELLGADAALYGALEGRSRETDPDLVLTLRLTLAGQRDLLFAASAHLRPAPGERVEAAARRTALELARPVLARLGAPGRHACFGVERREALRAAAVALGQGATAAPPAPAPAPVVRPPAPPAGAAPSARALRTQRQRDWARALGAGGRLLLEEVTFEGRSAALARDAGLADLAVVLAASPGLTLRLEGFVDASGDAAADLRLSAAMAQAAAQRLLDLGVEASRVGMAGRGSTSPRLPSFTARGRAANRRVEVVAPR from the coding sequence ATGCTCCGACTCCCCGCCGTCCTGCTCCTCCTCGCCGCGGCCTGCGCCGCCGCGCCACCGGTCCGGGACCCCGCCCCCCGCCCGGACGGCCTGGTGCTGCGCGAGGCCGAGCTGGCGCGGGTCCGCTGCCTCGTCCTGGCGCCGCTGGAGAGCGGCTCGGACGCGCCGCGCGCCGCCGCCGCCGCCACCGCCGCCCTGGCCGGCGCGGTGGACCAGGGCCGCACCCGCCTCCTGCCGCCCGACGACCTGCGCGCCCTCTTCGACGGCACGCCGCTCGAGCTGCCGGAGGGGCTCTCGGCCTCGAGCGCCCTCGAGCTGGCCGAGCTGCTCGGCGCCGACGCGGCGCTCTACGGGGCGCTGGAGGGGCGGAGCCGCGAGACCGACCCCGACCTGGTGCTGACGCTCCGGCTCACGCTGGCCGGCCAGCGCGACCTGCTCTTCGCCGCCTCGGCGCACCTGCGGCCGGCGCCGGGCGAGCGGGTGGAGGCCGCGGCGCGGCGCACCGCCCTGGAGCTGGCCAGGCCGGTGCTGGCGCGGCTGGGCGCGCCCGGCCGCCACGCCTGCTTCGGGGTGGAGCGGCGCGAGGCCCTGCGCGCGGCGGCGGTGGCCCTGGGCCAGGGCGCCACGGCCGCGCCCCCCGCGCCGGCGCCGGCGCCGGTCGTCCGGCCGCCCGCACCGCCGGCCGGCGCCGCACCCTCCGCCCGCGCCCTGCGCACCCAGCGGCAGCGCGACTGGGCCCGCGCCCTGGGCGCCGGCGGGCGCCTCCTCCTGGAGGAGGTCACCTTCGAGGGCCGCTCGGCCGCCCTGGCCCGCGACGCCGGCCTGGCCGACCTGGCGGTGGTGCTGGCCGCCTCGCCCGGGCTGACGCTCCGGCTGGAGGGCTTCGTGGACGCCTCGGGCGACGCCGCCGCCGACCTGCGCCTCTCGGCCGCCATGGCGCAGGCCGCCGCCCAGCGGCTCCTCGACCTGGGCGTCGAGGCCAGCCGCGTGGGCATGGCCGGGCGCGGCTCCACCAGCCCCCGCCTCCCCAGCTTCACCGCCCGCGGCCGCGCCGCCAACCGCCGCGTCGAGGTGGTTGCGCCACGCTGA
- a CDS encoding winged helix-turn-helix domain-containing protein, whose translation MTTVLLVDDERDLLSVLDFNLRAAGFETILATRGEEALLALRRRLPDLVLLDLMLPDIPGTEVCRRIKADPRTRHVPVVMLTAKGEEVDRVVGFELGADDYVTKPFSVRELTLRLKAILRRAAGGRVAERPREQVGPIKVDVDAHRVFVDGAEVTLTPLEFKLLGTFMARLGRVQSREQLLEDVWEMSPEVETRTVDTHVKRLREKLGSGRDLLETVRGVGYRLVDPGEQGQG comes from the coding sequence GTGACCACCGTCCTCCTCGTCGACGACGAGCGCGATCTCCTCTCCGTCCTGGACTTCAACCTGCGCGCCGCGGGGTTCGAGACCATCCTGGCCACGCGCGGCGAGGAGGCGCTGCTGGCGCTGCGCCGCCGCCTGCCCGACCTGGTGCTGCTCGACCTCATGCTGCCGGACATCCCGGGCACCGAGGTCTGCCGCCGCATCAAGGCCGACCCGCGCACCCGCCACGTGCCGGTGGTCATGCTCACCGCCAAGGGCGAGGAGGTCGACCGGGTGGTGGGCTTCGAGCTGGGGGCCGACGACTACGTCACCAAGCCCTTCTCGGTGCGGGAGCTGACGCTGCGGCTCAAGGCCATCCTGCGCCGCGCCGCCGGCGGGCGGGTGGCGGAGCGGCCGCGCGAGCAGGTCGGGCCCATCAAGGTGGACGTGGACGCCCACCGGGTCTTCGTGGACGGCGCCGAGGTGACGCTCACCCCGCTGGAGTTCAAGCTGCTCGGCACCTTCATGGCGCGGCTGGGCCGGGTGCAGTCGCGCGAGCAGCTGCTGGAGGACGTCTGGGAGATGTCGCCGGAGGTGGAGACGCGCACCGTGGACACCCACGTGAAGCGGCTGCGCGAGAAGCTGGGCAGCGGCCGCGACCTGCTCGAGACGGTGCGCGGCGTGGGCTACCGGCTGGTGGATCCGGGCGAGCAGGGGCAGGGGTAG
- a CDS encoding PAS domain-containing protein has protein sequence MGHTPLSAALKALRTELHGGPRADLGNDVTELAALLLERELRRFATVRDPAEQELLSSLPDAAAVVSKDGRVKACNAAFDALAAGGRAAGMTPLEVTRSAELAEAVKRALEGTARRLDLDLPRRSFSAQLTPLLRGEVLVLLRDTTEERRAAATRRDFVANASHELRTPVAAIRGAAETLLGGALEQPEAARHFVEMVHRQAERLSRLTQDLLDLSRLESRQWRFDVAPVDLATLARTAVELHAPAAQKKGLALGAEVPEGLCALGDPRALEQVVVNLVDNAVKYTLTGGVTLAAATRGEDVLLTVSDTGPGIEPHHLARLFERFYRVDPGRAREAGGTGLGLAIAKHLVQGMAGEITVSSGAAGTRFEVRLPGVPAGR, from the coding sequence ATCGGCCACACGCCGCTGTCGGCGGCCCTGAAGGCGCTGCGCACCGAGCTGCACGGCGGGCCGCGCGCCGACCTCGGCAACGACGTGACCGAGCTGGCGGCGCTGCTGCTGGAGCGCGAGCTGCGCCGCTTCGCCACGGTGCGCGACCCGGCCGAGCAGGAGCTGCTCTCCTCCCTGCCGGACGCCGCCGCGGTGGTGTCCAAGGACGGCCGGGTCAAGGCCTGCAACGCCGCCTTCGACGCGCTGGCGGCCGGCGGGCGGGCCGCCGGCATGACCCCGCTCGAGGTGACGCGCAGCGCCGAGCTGGCCGAGGCGGTGAAGCGGGCGCTGGAGGGGACGGCCCGGCGCCTCGATCTCGACCTGCCGCGCCGCTCCTTCTCGGCGCAGCTCACCCCGCTGCTGCGCGGCGAGGTGCTGGTGCTGCTGCGCGACACCACCGAGGAGCGGCGCGCCGCCGCCACCCGGCGCGACTTCGTGGCCAACGCCTCGCACGAGCTGCGCACCCCGGTGGCGGCCATCCGCGGCGCCGCCGAGACCCTGCTGGGCGGCGCGCTGGAGCAGCCGGAGGCGGCCCGGCACTTCGTGGAGATGGTGCACCGCCAGGCCGAGCGGCTGTCGCGCCTCACCCAGGACCTGCTGGACCTGTCGCGCCTGGAGTCGCGGCAGTGGCGCTTCGACGTGGCGCCGGTGGACCTGGCCACGCTGGCCCGCACCGCCGTGGAGCTGCACGCGCCGGCGGCCCAGAAGAAGGGGCTGGCGCTGGGCGCCGAGGTGCCCGAGGGGCTGTGCGCGCTGGGCGACCCCAGGGCGCTGGAGCAGGTGGTGGTCAACCTGGTGGACAACGCGGTCAAGTACACGCTGACCGGCGGCGTCACCCTGGCCGCGGCGACGCGGGGCGAGGACGTGCTCCTCACGGTCAGCGACACCGGCCCGGGCATCGAGCCGCACCACCTGGCCCGCCTCTTCGAGCGGTTCTACCGCGTCGATCCAGGTCGGGCCCGCGAGGCGGGCGGCACCGGCCTGGGGCTGGCCATCGCCAAGCACCTGGTGCAGGGCATGGCGGGCGAGATCACGGTGAGCAGCGGCGCGGCGGGCACCCGCTTCGAGGTCCGCCTGCCGGGCGTGCCGGCCGGGCGCTGA
- a CDS encoding porin — MTTRFIALTAALALAPAAFAADEAVVFDPTALEGKVDSLAEQYAETKNDVLSMKRLKLSGYIQARYAWLEAASYNGSAGATAPTTPTNNGLFIRRGRFKTVYDADWSQYTIQIDVIPSGLSMKEGYATVKLPMGMAIDAGLQLFPFGYEVFARSSSDLDTLERSRVTSAFLGGEYDLGVALKGKLSLVNFKVGLFNGNGVNSGQLGRDNDQLKDVIGRAWVDMGVVTAGLSGWYGKTINYARADDKAYDRNRVAVDAQLYLDLLPFGGTALKGEYMWGHTTIGNNSGNLGAGGNLPNLTSAAPVATGSGFYAMVVQNIAKPYQLAVKYEQYMPNHTVDISAATSATVKVQKELQVALHAYLGGNYKLSAAYYHPMNGEKGAAAASDPKADQFILQAQAKF, encoded by the coding sequence ATGACCACCCGCTTCATCGCTCTCACCGCCGCGCTGGCGCTCGCGCCAGCCGCCTTCGCCGCCGACGAGGCCGTCGTGTTCGACCCCACCGCCCTCGAGGGCAAGGTCGACTCGCTGGCCGAGCAGTACGCCGAGACCAAGAACGACGTCCTCAGCATGAAGCGGCTCAAGCTCTCGGGCTACATCCAGGCCCGCTACGCCTGGCTGGAGGCCGCCAGCTACAACGGCTCGGCCGGCGCCACCGCCCCCACCACCCCGACCAACAACGGCCTCTTCATCCGCCGCGGCCGCTTCAAGACGGTCTACGACGCCGACTGGTCGCAGTACACCATCCAGATCGACGTCATCCCCTCCGGCCTCTCCATGAAGGAGGGCTACGCCACGGTGAAGCTGCCCATGGGCATGGCCATCGACGCCGGCCTGCAGCTCTTCCCGTTCGGCTACGAGGTCTTCGCCCGCTCCTCCTCCGACCTCGACACCCTGGAGCGCTCGCGCGTCACCAGCGCCTTCCTGGGCGGCGAGTACGACCTGGGCGTGGCGCTGAAGGGCAAGCTCTCGCTGGTCAACTTCAAGGTCGGCCTCTTCAACGGCAACGGCGTCAACTCCGGCCAGCTGGGCCGCGACAACGACCAGCTCAAGGACGTCATCGGCCGCGCCTGGGTCGACATGGGCGTGGTCACCGCCGGCCTCTCCGGCTGGTACGGCAAGACCATCAACTACGCCCGCGCCGACGACAAGGCGTACGACCGCAACCGCGTGGCGGTGGACGCCCAGCTCTACCTCGACCTGCTGCCCTTCGGCGGCACCGCCCTCAAGGGCGAGTACATGTGGGGCCACACCACCATCGGCAACAACAGCGGCAACCTGGGCGCCGGCGGCAACCTGCCCAACCTGACCTCGGCGGCCCCGGTGGCCACCGGCTCCGGCTTCTACGCCATGGTGGTGCAGAACATCGCCAAGCCCTACCAGCTGGCGGTCAAGTACGAGCAGTACATGCCGAACCACACCGTGGACATCTCGGCCGCCACCAGCGCGACCGTCAAGGTGCAGAAGGAGCTGCAGGTGGCCCTGCACGCCTACCTGGGCGGCAACTACAAGCTCTCGGCGGCCTACTACCACCCCATGAACGGCGAGAAGGGCGCGGCGGCCGCGTCCGACCCGAAGGCCGACCAGTTCATCCTGCAGGCCCAGGCCAAGTTCTAG